CACATAGAAGATGCTGCCCTGGCCGGGCTGGCTCATGAAGCGGATCTGCCCGCCGTGCAGCTCGACCAGCAGCCGCGTGATATGCAAGCCCAACCCGGTGCCGCTGGCGGGTGTGCCCATGGCGGCGCGCGCGCGGAAGAACGCATTGAACAGGTAGCTCTGGTCGTCGGGGCTAATGCCGACGCCGTTGTCTTCGATCGCCAGCTCGAGGAAGCCCTCGTCGCCTGGTGCCAGCTGGATGCTGATCTGGCCCTGGGGCGGCGTATACTTGCTGGCATTGCTCAGCAGGTTGCCAATAATCTGTGCCATGCGCGTCTCGTCGCCCAGCACGTAGGGCAGTGGCGTAGCCGCCCTGATCCGGAGCTGCTGCTGTTTGGCCGCCAGCTGGGGTTGGTATTCGTGGCCGACCATAGTGACCAGCGCATGCAGATCAAGCGGCCGCAGCACCAGCTCGATCCGCCCCGACTCGATCCACGCCAGGTCGAGCAGGTCGGAGGCGATCGTGCGCAGGCGCAACACATTCTTCAGCACCACCCGGAGCGTCTCGGCCTGCTCGGCCGTAAGCGGGCCGCAGTCGTTTTCGAGCAATAGCTCGAGGTAGCCCAGGATGGGTGTGAGCGGGTTGCGCAGCTCGTGGGCCGCTACCGCCACAAAGTTCGACTTCACATCATCGAGGCGGCGCAGCTCGGTGTTCGCGTGCATCAGCGCCTGGTTGCGCTGGGCCAGCTGATTGGTCAGCAGCCGCAGCTCGTTGCGGCCCTGTGCCAGCTGCTGGAGCATCTGGCTCTGCACGGTTGTGTCGCTGATCTGGAGCAGCAGCGCCGCGCGTGTGTCGGGGCCGCAGTAGGGTGCGAGTATCAGCGAATAATAGTGCATCGTGCCGTCGGGCTGTGGCCGGTTCAGGTGCTCGATCGCCAGCTGTGGAATGATTCCGCTCAGCAGATCGCCGATCGCCGCCTCGCTGCCGGCCAGCTCGGGCACGCAGCCGAGCAGCGGGTCGCCGTGTACCAGGCCAAACGTGCTGGCATCAATACTCGCGCTGCCGCCGGCCAGCAGGATGCAGAGCTGAGAATCGATCAGCGCAAACGCCATTTTCTGTGATTGCAGAATCGCCTTGAGGATCGATTGGTCCATGCTGGCCTCGTGAGCGGACAGGCACGCCAGTGTGCGGCGTGTAACAGCCGCAGCAATCGTGTATAGCCTGAAGGCCTCGTTCGAGCACTCGCGGTGCGGCGTGTTCAGGCTGGGCTACATTCACCCGATCGTCTGGGCCGGGTTGCCGGCCAGCATGCTGGCCAGGTGCTGAAATGCCGGCTCAACCATGCTGCCATGTTTGGCGCTGGTGATGAACGCCGCAATGCCAAAGCGTCGAGCCAGCGCCTCGGCCTGGGGCAGCAGCAGCGGTGAATTCTCGACCGCGTCGGACTTATTGGCGGCGATCACCAGGCTGGCTTGCGGGTTCATGGTGCGCAGTAGTGTAACATATGTGTCCAGGTTGTCGAGCGTCGATGGCCGGGTTAGATCGCACACCAGCATGGCGCCGGCCACACCGCAGACATAGCTGGTGGGCATTTGCTCGGAGCTATTGTTGCTGGCGACATCCCACAGCATCAGCACCACTTCGATCGTACGCGGGCCGCACTCGACGCTGACAATTTTGCGCGAGACATGCACACCGATCGTGCTAAGGTAGGTTTCCTCGAAGCGATTGTAGACATATCGGCGCACCAGGCTGGTCTTGCCGACTGCGAAATCGCCGAGTAAGCAGATCTTCTTGTTGATCATGTCAAGGCGGCTCCTTTGCGGATGCGCTCGCCCAGCCCAGGTATGATCAGGCCAATCGGCGCCGGCTCGCCGTTGCTGCCGCGCTCGGCATGTGCGGGCCGTGCGGCCGGCATGGCATGCTACTGCCGATCCTGGCCGAGCAGAATCGCGCTGATCGGGTTGCCGGGCTGCTGATCGGGCAGGCGTTGGTCGGCAAGCTGGCGGTGCCTGGGCGGTGTGGCCATACTGCATCCTTTGATCGGATCGTGCAAGGCATACTAGACCTGGCATTGGGGATACCGATCAGCACCATCAGGTATGGGCGTCGTGGGCCGGAGGTGGTTAGCGCAGCACATACAGGATGATGCGCGAGCTTCCCAAATAGAAGTAATGCAATCATACCATAATTTTCTGCCTAACGCTTTAAGTTTCCGCATCACATGCGTAACCCTACGGCCCTGCATCGCAAACTACCGCCCTG
The sequence above is drawn from the Candidatus Kouleothrix ribensis genome and encodes:
- a CDS encoding HAMP domain-containing histidine kinase, which gives rise to MDQSILKAILQSQKMAFALIDSQLCILLAGGSASIDASTFGLVHGDPLLGCVPELAGSEAAIGDLLSGIIPQLAIEHLNRPQPDGTMHYYSLILAPYCGPDTRAALLLQISDTTVQSQMLQQLAQGRNELRLLTNQLAQRNQALMHANTELRRLDDVKSNFVAVAAHELRNPLTPILGYLELLLENDCGPLTAEQAETLRVVLKNVLRLRTIASDLLDLAWIESGRIELVLRPLDLHALVTMVGHEYQPQLAAKQQQLRIRAATPLPYVLGDETRMAQIIGNLLSNASKYTPPQGQISIQLAPGDEGFLELAIEDNGVGISPDDQSYLFNAFFRARAAMGTPASGTGLGLHITRLLVELHGGQIRFMSQPGQGSIFYVTFQTTDTVPAASVDLNMRLVSG
- a CDS encoding GTP-binding protein, with the translated sequence MINKKICLLGDFAVGKTSLVRRYVYNRFEETYLSTIGVHVSRKIVSVECGPRTIEVVLMLWDVASNNSSEQMPTSYVCGVAGAMLVCDLTRPSTLDNLDTYVTLLRTMNPQASLVIAANKSDAVENSPLLLPQAEALARRFGIAAFITSAKHGSMVEPAFQHLASMLAGNPAQTIG